In one Aggregicoccus sp. 17bor-14 genomic region, the following are encoded:
- a CDS encoding short-chain fatty acyl-CoA regulator family protein — MNENALNANVGLKLRSLRLARNIKQTDAAKDLGVSPAYLNLIEKGKRVMPFPLLWKALRYFDQDPEQFMGTLGEGRVDEALAKLLDEPLLKSLDIDPESLQSLSAEPKLAGTVAALFNLYKNTRTQLENVLAQLSAEERARTQSGTAPGSSGLRFDYSPFDEVTDFLESHRNFFPELEEQAEALRRDFRLERQVTSLQLARALEERFGYRVSFEPAAGGSSVVRRLDPETQTLNLSPDLTEQPLKFQLAASAGLLTLDRERLVERIVGGARTRHAETLRLIKVNLANYFAGALMLPYGDFFKEVQRTRYDVELLSNIFGTTYETVAHRLCNLSDPKRSGLPFHFLRSDIAGNISKRYSGTGLKFASGGSGSCGKWAVHLAFLNPSQITRQYSIMPDGQTYFCFAKVQLQPVEGSIVKGTAYSIGLGTHAENAKYLAYGLPTNDLKKDAVPSGVSCRFCERTDCNQRAAASYRFAFSFDEYTKKDCFFSPLLVHEHGQAESLDKSPRRRNKGEPEA, encoded by the coding sequence ATGAACGAGAATGCCCTCAACGCGAACGTGGGGCTGAAGCTCCGCAGCCTGCGGCTCGCGCGCAACATCAAGCAGACGGACGCCGCGAAGGACCTGGGGGTCAGCCCCGCGTACCTGAACCTCATCGAGAAGGGGAAGCGCGTGATGCCCTTCCCGCTGCTCTGGAAGGCGCTGCGCTACTTCGACCAGGACCCCGAGCAGTTCATGGGCACGCTGGGAGAGGGCCGCGTGGACGAGGCGCTCGCGAAGCTGCTGGACGAGCCGCTGCTCAAGAGCCTCGACATCGATCCGGAGAGCCTGCAGAGCCTGTCCGCCGAGCCGAAGCTCGCCGGCACCGTGGCCGCGCTCTTCAACCTGTACAAGAACACGCGCACCCAGCTCGAGAACGTGCTCGCGCAGCTCTCCGCCGAGGAGCGCGCGCGCACCCAGAGCGGCACCGCGCCGGGCTCGAGCGGCCTGCGCTTCGACTACTCGCCCTTCGACGAGGTGACGGACTTCCTCGAGAGCCACCGCAACTTCTTCCCCGAGCTGGAGGAGCAGGCGGAGGCGCTGCGGCGCGACTTCCGGCTCGAGCGCCAGGTGACGAGCCTGCAGCTGGCGCGCGCGCTGGAGGAGCGCTTCGGCTACCGCGTCTCCTTCGAGCCGGCGGCCGGCGGCTCCAGCGTGGTGCGCCGGCTGGACCCGGAGACGCAGACGCTCAACCTCTCGCCGGACCTCACCGAGCAGCCGCTCAAGTTCCAGCTCGCCGCGAGCGCGGGCCTGCTCACCCTGGACCGCGAGCGCCTGGTGGAGCGCATCGTGGGCGGCGCGCGCACGCGCCACGCCGAGACGCTGCGGCTCATCAAGGTGAACCTCGCCAACTACTTCGCCGGCGCGCTGATGCTGCCCTACGGGGACTTCTTCAAGGAGGTGCAGCGCACGCGCTACGACGTGGAGCTGCTCAGCAACATCTTCGGCACCACCTACGAGACCGTCGCGCACCGGCTGTGCAACCTCTCGGACCCCAAGCGCTCGGGGCTGCCCTTCCACTTCCTGCGCTCGGACATCGCCGGCAACATCAGCAAGCGCTACAGCGGCACGGGGCTCAAGTTCGCGAGCGGCGGCAGCGGCAGCTGCGGCAAGTGGGCCGTGCACCTGGCCTTCTTGAACCCCTCGCAGATCACCCGCCAGTACTCGATCATGCCGGACGGGCAGACCTACTTCTGCTTCGCCAAGGTGCAGCTGCAGCCGGTGGAGGGCTCCATCGTCAAGGGGACCGCCTACTCCATCGGCCTGGGCACCCACGCAGAGAACGCGAAGTACCTCGCGTACGGCCTGCCCACCAACGACCTGAAGAAGGACGCGGTGCCCAGCGGTGTCAGCTGCCGCTTCTGCGAGCGCACCGACTGCAACCAGCGCGCGGCCGCCAGCTACCGCTTCGCCTTCTCCTTCGACGAGTACACGAAGAAGGACTGCTTCTTCAGTCCCCTCCTCGTGCACGAGCACGGGCAGGCGGAAAGCCTGGACAAGAGCCCCCGGCGCCGCAACAAGGGCGAGCCGGAAGCCTGA
- a CDS encoding tetratricopeptide repeat protein, with protein sequence MEHDRSALQDALQKQRTQLATVRFGGDPAAIGKELLELAELHGLLEEHAESRQHYEEALGHFRAAKDKRGEAQALFGLGVVRANFEDHKGAMEHIAKAALLFNESKDREGEALCRAGIGESLRAIGQKEAAAEKYQEALILFRQLKNRQRITALLMDLGDLRMEGGDYAAARGRFLEALPLAEEDEDPLPAALCQLLLGECEGLLGNPEAARPHLLSAVKAYEALHDHLYEARARWDLGLACYHSQDWAAAREQFEAVLPLYEDQGRTEEAAKVRSVLAHFSARGV encoded by the coding sequence ATGGAACACGATCGCTCCGCCCTGCAGGACGCCCTCCAGAAGCAGCGCACCCAGCTCGCCACCGTGCGCTTCGGGGGGGACCCCGCGGCCATCGGCAAGGAGCTGCTCGAGCTCGCCGAGCTGCACGGCCTGCTCGAGGAGCACGCCGAGAGCCGCCAGCACTACGAGGAGGCCCTGGGCCACTTCCGCGCCGCGAAGGACAAGCGGGGCGAGGCGCAGGCGCTGTTCGGCCTGGGCGTCGTGCGAGCGAACTTCGAGGATCACAAGGGCGCGATGGAGCACATCGCCAAGGCCGCCCTGCTCTTCAACGAGAGCAAGGACCGCGAGGGCGAGGCGCTGTGCCGCGCGGGCATCGGCGAGTCGCTGCGCGCGATCGGCCAGAAGGAGGCGGCGGCCGAGAAGTACCAGGAGGCGCTCATCCTCTTCCGCCAGCTCAAGAACCGGCAGCGCATCACCGCCCTGCTGATGGACCTGGGCGACCTGCGCATGGAGGGCGGCGACTACGCGGCCGCCCGCGGGCGCTTCCTCGAGGCGCTCCCGCTCGCCGAGGAGGACGAGGACCCGCTGCCCGCGGCGCTGTGCCAGCTGCTGCTGGGCGAGTGCGAGGGGCTGCTGGGTAACCCCGAGGCAGCGCGCCCCCACCTGCTGTCCGCGGTGAAGGCCTACGAGGCCCTGCACGATCACCTCTACGAGGCGCGCGCGCGCTGGGACCTGGGGCTCGCCTGCTACCACTCCCAGGACTGGGCTGCTGCGCGCGAGCAGTTCGAGGCCGTGCTCCCGCTCTACGAGGACCAGGGCCGCACCGAGGAGGCTGCGAAGGTGCGCAGCGTGCTCGCGCACTTCAGCGCCCGCGGCGTCTAG
- a CDS encoding sulfite exporter TauE/SafE family protein, with protein MTVLLLIGSGALSGGAGALLGIGGGIVLVPILVLGFGVPLENAVPASLMCVVASSCAAAASYVEHHLSDLRLGLTLELATVAGAILGGLAAGLIAPAGLAVAFGLFCLYVALQILLTRAQPSPEHASEAEATEGYRVENYPLGIGGSLVAGGLSALLGVGGGPVKVPLMAYGMRVPFKVAAATSNLMVGVTGAASVAAYAFRGHLQLGLVAPLVVGVLGGAWAGSRVMPRVPTRVLKRLFALVLLWVAAQMLWKGGHVLWPSLAR; from the coding sequence ATGACGGTTCTGCTGCTCATCGGCTCGGGGGCGCTCTCTGGCGGGGCGGGGGCCCTGCTCGGCATCGGCGGCGGCATCGTGCTCGTGCCGATCCTGGTGCTCGGCTTCGGTGTGCCGCTCGAGAACGCGGTGCCCGCGAGCCTGATGTGCGTGGTCGCGAGCAGCTGCGCCGCGGCGGCGAGCTACGTGGAGCACCACCTGAGCGACCTGCGGCTGGGCCTCACGCTGGAGCTGGCCACGGTGGCGGGCGCCATCCTCGGCGGGCTCGCCGCGGGGCTCATCGCGCCGGCGGGGCTCGCGGTGGCCTTCGGGCTCTTCTGCCTCTACGTCGCGCTGCAGATCCTGCTCACGCGCGCGCAGCCCTCGCCGGAGCACGCTTCGGAGGCCGAGGCGACCGAGGGCTACCGTGTGGAGAACTACCCGCTGGGCATCGGCGGCTCGCTGGTGGCCGGCGGGCTCTCGGCGCTCCTGGGCGTGGGCGGCGGGCCGGTGAAGGTGCCGCTCATGGCGTACGGGATGCGCGTGCCCTTCAAGGTGGCGGCCGCGACGAGCAACCTCATGGTGGGCGTCACCGGCGCAGCGAGCGTGGCGGCGTACGCGTTTCGCGGCCACCTGCAGCTGGGGCTGGTGGCGCCGCTGGTGGTGGGCGTGCTCGGCGGGGCCTGGGCGGGCAGCCGGGTGATGCCGCGCGTGCCCACGCGCGTGCTCAAGCGGCTCTTCGCCCTGGTGCTGCTGTGGGTCGCTGCGCAGATGCTGTGGAAGGGGGGACACGTCCTGTGGCCGAGCCTGGCGAGGTAG
- a CDS encoding DUF4388 domain-containing protein, whose protein sequence is MASRPRATPRLGGEAAALELELPLAAALRSARPFAAHFYAPEGLVLLQEELAPGGYFAGSLPALSLAEVFGHVLSGIRSGVLVVRRGALRKSVHFRDAQVVFATSTEAHERLGSVLTRLGLVSTEQLAEGLRAVAPGVRLGQALTRAGYLTEANLYNAMTYLVREVVVDLFELPDGDFLFLEGAPPPEGDSLKLPERTRELVLEGMKRAEGVLRLRERFPDSARVQPLPDAMGAPGEERLLTRAAARPTVGELRTHFEGSLYGYLHWLDERVRDGTFEVALLPEPGPPELAGEGLGAAALGPEARYAALIARVAEAMRRAGLGLESLRGFLLTPPPTLQAAFEGVTLSEEGLLDVERLKQNVAARAPVLARARTLEALDAFAAYALFSARNLLSEQEAAALARAYRALQEGSP, encoded by the coding sequence GTGGCCTCCCGTCCCCGAGCGACGCCGCGGCTGGGCGGCGAGGCCGCGGCGCTCGAGCTGGAGCTGCCGCTCGCGGCGGCCCTGCGCTCGGCGCGCCCCTTCGCCGCCCACTTCTACGCCCCCGAGGGCCTCGTCCTCCTGCAGGAGGAGCTCGCCCCCGGGGGCTACTTCGCCGGCAGCCTGCCGGCGCTCTCGCTCGCGGAGGTGTTCGGCCACGTGCTGAGCGGCATCCGCTCGGGCGTGCTGGTGGTGCGCCGCGGGGCGCTGCGCAAGAGCGTGCACTTCCGCGACGCGCAGGTGGTGTTCGCCACCTCCACGGAGGCCCATGAGCGCCTGGGCAGCGTGCTCACGCGCCTGGGGCTGGTGAGCACCGAGCAGCTCGCCGAGGGCCTGCGGGCAGTCGCGCCCGGGGTGCGCCTGGGGCAGGCGCTCACGCGCGCGGGCTACCTCACCGAGGCGAACCTCTACAACGCCATGACCTACCTCGTGCGCGAGGTGGTGGTGGACCTCTTCGAGCTCCCGGACGGGGACTTCCTCTTCCTCGAGGGCGCCCCGCCCCCCGAGGGCGACAGCCTCAAGCTGCCGGAGCGCACGCGCGAGCTGGTGCTGGAGGGGATGAAGCGCGCGGAGGGCGTGCTGAGGCTGCGCGAGCGCTTCCCGGACTCGGCGCGCGTGCAGCCCCTGCCGGACGCCATGGGCGCGCCGGGCGAGGAGCGGCTCCTCACGCGCGCGGCCGCGCGCCCCACGGTGGGCGAGCTGCGCACGCACTTCGAGGGCAGCCTCTACGGCTACCTGCACTGGCTGGACGAGCGCGTGCGCGACGGCACCTTCGAGGTGGCGCTGCTGCCAGAGCCCGGGCCCCCGGAGCTCGCGGGCGAGGGGCTGGGAGCCGCGGCCCTGGGGCCCGAGGCGCGCTACGCCGCGCTCATCGCGCGCGTGGCCGAGGCGATGCGCCGCGCGGGGCTGGGGCTCGAGTCGCTGCGCGGCTTCCTGCTCACCCCGCCGCCCACGCTGCAGGCGGCCTTCGAGGGCGTCACGCTCTCCGAGGAGGGGCTGCTGGACGTGGAGCGCCTGAAGCAGAATGTGGCCGCGCGCGCGCCGGTGCTGGCGCGCGCCCGCACGCTCGAGGCGCTGGACGCCTTCGCCGCCTACGCCCTCTTCTCCGCGCGCAACCTGCTCTCCGAGCAGGAGGCCGCCGCGCTCGCCCGCGCCTACCGCGCGCTCCAGGAAGGAAGCCCCTGA
- the pyrF gene encoding orotidine-5'-phosphate decarboxylase, protein MPPPPPPSAPDSRAAARSRIALAADLPLAEGLALYARVAPHVGYAKVGLSLFVEHGPAAVRAFQERGAQVFLDLKLHDIPNTVELAAARAAALGVAFLTVHASGGDPMLRAAMRGVRAGAQAAGCAPPRVLAVTVLTSFSPPELQAVGLEGGPEAAAARLAALAVGAGVDGLVCSPREVEGLRRSLGPAPYLCTPGIRPEGAARGDQARAETPAYAVKAGADLLVVGRPIYAAPEPLAAARAIAEEVSAG, encoded by the coding sequence ATGCCGCCGCCGCCGCCCCCGTCCGCGCCGGACTCCCGCGCCGCCGCGCGCTCGCGCATCGCGCTCGCCGCGGACCTCCCGCTCGCCGAGGGGCTCGCGCTCTACGCCCGGGTGGCGCCCCACGTGGGCTACGCGAAGGTGGGGCTCAGCCTCTTCGTGGAGCACGGGCCCGCCGCCGTGCGCGCCTTCCAGGAGCGGGGCGCGCAGGTGTTCCTCGACCTGAAGCTGCACGACATCCCCAACACCGTGGAGCTCGCGGCCGCGCGCGCGGCCGCGCTCGGCGTGGCCTTCCTCACGGTGCACGCCTCGGGGGGAGACCCGATGCTGCGCGCCGCGATGCGCGGCGTGAGGGCGGGGGCGCAGGCCGCCGGCTGCGCGCCGCCGCGGGTGCTCGCCGTCACGGTGCTCACCTCCTTCTCGCCCCCGGAGCTGCAGGCGGTGGGGCTCGAGGGCGGGCCCGAGGCGGCCGCGGCGCGGCTCGCGGCGCTGGCCGTGGGCGCGGGCGTGGACGGGCTGGTGTGCTCGCCGCGCGAGGTGGAGGGCCTGCGCCGCAGCCTCGGCCCCGCGCCCTACCTGTGCACGCCGGGCATCCGCCCCGAGGGGGCGGCGCGCGGCGACCAGGCGCGCGCCGAGACGCCCGCCTATGCCGTAAAGGCCGGCGCGGACCTGCTCGTGGTGGGCCGGCCCATCTACGCCGCCCCCGAGCCGCTCGCCGCGGCGCGCGCCATCGCCGAGGAAGTTTCCGCCGGCTGA
- a CDS encoding CoA ester lyase has protein sequence MASPTAQLTIAKDFRVRRSELTCPAHSLKMMAKAAASAADEVIFDLEDACAVSQKVAARATLIEALRTLDFGGKVRAFRPNAVNTKYFYRDLIEVVEAAGAFVDVVVVPKVYTADDVRFVDRLLTGVEQASGLPVGRIRLEVLIESAQALLRAEEIAACSPRMASLIFGIADYAGDTGARRFTEAEFQTFHYPKSHIIAAARAAGIDVIDNVTVHFRDLEQVRRDAEAGSRLGFDGKWAIHPSHIEPIHAAYTPTREELTRALGILEAYRKADVEQGTGAIVYEDEMVDAATLRVEWKKLAVARQAGLLDEAGQLRP, from the coding sequence ATGGCCTCCCCCACCGCCCAGCTGACGATCGCGAAGGACTTCCGGGTCCGGCGCTCCGAGCTCACCTGCCCCGCGCACTCGCTGAAGATGATGGCCAAGGCCGCGGCGAGCGCGGCCGACGAGGTCATCTTCGATCTCGAGGACGCGTGCGCGGTGTCCCAGAAGGTGGCGGCGCGCGCCACGCTGATCGAGGCGCTGCGCACGCTGGACTTCGGAGGGAAGGTGCGCGCGTTCCGGCCGAACGCGGTGAACACGAAGTACTTCTACCGGGACCTCATCGAGGTGGTGGAGGCGGCAGGCGCCTTCGTGGACGTGGTGGTGGTGCCCAAGGTGTACACCGCGGACGACGTGCGCTTCGTGGACCGGCTGCTCACCGGCGTCGAGCAGGCGAGTGGGCTGCCGGTGGGGCGCATCCGGCTCGAGGTGCTCATCGAGAGCGCGCAGGCGCTCCTGCGCGCAGAGGAGATCGCCGCGTGCTCCCCGCGCATGGCCTCGCTCATCTTCGGCATCGCGGACTACGCGGGGGACACCGGGGCGCGGCGCTTCACCGAGGCGGAGTTCCAGACCTTCCACTACCCCAAGAGCCACATCATCGCGGCCGCGCGCGCCGCCGGCATCGACGTCATCGACAACGTGACGGTGCACTTCCGCGACCTCGAGCAGGTGCGCCGCGACGCGGAGGCGGGCAGCCGGCTTGGCTTCGACGGCAAGTGGGCCATCCACCCCTCGCACATCGAGCCGATCCACGCGGCCTACACGCCCACGCGCGAGGAGCTCACCCGCGCGCTCGGCATCCTCGAGGCCTACCGCAAGGCGGACGTGGAGCAGGGCACGGGCGCCATCGTGTACGAGGACGAGATGGTGGACGCGGCCACGCTGCGCGTGGAGTGGAAGAAGCTCGCCGTCGCGCGCCAGGCGGGGCTGCTGGACGAGGCGGGCCAGCTCAGGCCCTGA
- a CDS encoding leucyl aminopeptidase, with protein sequence MNLGFLSGDAARASGELLVIPLFEGELGASGAAAALAQVDTALDGVLREAATQEGFKGKAEQSLVLHTHGKLKVGRVLLLGLGAPARFTPEVLRLAAGRAAKTALRLKAAQLTLALPAAAEPREACVQAVAEGLVLGAYRFDRYKTQGRDAQGLATVRVLLPEGVEKDRALQAALDHGVRVAEATNWARDLVNEPPNVVNPTRLAEAAQEAAREGGLKATIGGRREIERMKMGMFLGVTQGSAEEPRLIQVSYVPKDPTAAKRAPLALVGKAITFDSGGLSLKTAEGMVDMKTDMAGSAAVLGAMKVIAQLKPPFPVHAFIGACENMPSGTAYRPGDVLTSRLGKTVEITNTDAEGRLVLGDILTWAAEHQPAQIVDLATLTGACIVALGNYIVGAFGDDEGAMEAVLSAAWSAGEELWRMPIHELQKDALRSEIADMKNSGERWGGAINAAHFLREFVGETPWVHLDIAGPSQSPKERGYHGKGATGVGVRTLVELVRRRTSELESELGEPGAGGTQAPARAKGKKGARAGRSA encoded by the coding sequence ATGAACCTCGGTTTCCTCAGCGGCGACGCCGCCCGCGCGAGCGGTGAGCTGCTCGTCATCCCCCTCTTCGAAGGCGAGCTCGGCGCGTCCGGCGCCGCTGCGGCGCTGGCGCAGGTGGACACGGCGCTCGACGGCGTGCTGCGCGAGGCCGCGACCCAGGAGGGCTTCAAGGGCAAGGCGGAGCAGTCGCTGGTGCTGCACACCCACGGCAAGCTGAAGGTGGGGCGCGTGCTGCTGCTGGGGCTCGGCGCGCCCGCGCGCTTCACGCCCGAGGTGCTGCGGCTCGCGGCGGGCCGTGCGGCGAAGACGGCGCTGCGGCTGAAGGCGGCGCAGCTCACGCTCGCGCTGCCCGCGGCGGCCGAGCCGCGCGAGGCCTGCGTGCAGGCGGTGGCGGAGGGGCTGGTGCTCGGCGCCTACCGCTTCGACCGCTACAAGACCCAGGGCCGCGACGCGCAGGGCCTCGCCACGGTGCGCGTGCTGCTGCCCGAGGGCGTGGAGAAGGACCGCGCGCTGCAGGCAGCGCTGGACCACGGCGTGCGCGTGGCCGAGGCGACGAACTGGGCGCGCGACCTGGTGAACGAGCCGCCCAACGTGGTGAACCCCACCCGCCTCGCGGAGGCCGCGCAGGAGGCGGCGCGCGAGGGCGGGCTCAAGGCCACCATCGGCGGGCGCCGCGAGATCGAGCGCATGAAGATGGGCATGTTCCTGGGCGTCACCCAGGGCAGCGCCGAGGAGCCGCGGCTCATCCAGGTGAGCTACGTGCCCAAGGACCCGACCGCGGCCAAGCGCGCGCCGCTCGCGCTGGTGGGCAAGGCCATCACGTTCGACTCGGGCGGCCTCTCGCTCAAGACGGCCGAGGGCATGGTGGACATGAAGACGGACATGGCGGGCAGCGCCGCCGTGCTCGGCGCGATGAAGGTCATCGCGCAGCTCAAGCCCCCCTTCCCCGTGCACGCCTTCATCGGCGCCTGCGAGAACATGCCCTCGGGCACCGCGTACCGCCCCGGCGACGTGCTCACCAGCCGGCTGGGCAAGACGGTGGAGATCACCAACACGGACGCCGAGGGGCGGCTCGTGCTCGGTGACATCCTCACCTGGGCGGCCGAGCACCAGCCCGCGCAGATCGTCGACCTGGCCACGCTCACCGGCGCCTGCATCGTGGCGCTGGGCAACTACATCGTCGGCGCCTTCGGCGACGACGAGGGCGCGATGGAGGCCGTGCTCTCGGCGGCCTGGAGCGCGGGCGAGGAGCTGTGGCGCATGCCCATCCACGAGCTGCAGAAGGACGCGCTGCGCTCGGAGATCGCGGACATGAAGAACTCGGGCGAGCGCTGGGGCGGCGCGATCAACGCGGCCCACTTCCTGCGCGAGTTCGTGGGCGAGACGCCCTGGGTGCACCTGGACATCGCCGGGCCCAGCCAGAGCCCCAAGGAGCGCGGCTACCACGGCAAGGGCGCCACCGGCGTGGGCGTGCGCACGCTCGTGGAGCTGGTGCGCCGGCGCACCAGCGAACTCGAGTCGGAGCTCGGAGAGCCCGGGGCCGGGGGCACGCAGGCCCCGGCGCGCGCCAAGGGCAAGAAGGGCGCGCGCGCGGGCCGCAGCGCCTAG
- a CDS encoding thioredoxin domain-containing protein: protein MSFSPRRFAPTALAALLALSFTAGCNKEKTPAATPSTSAAPATQGEPSADTVVATYGNEKITFGQLNERLKEPLANMESEYRKQKQQMREQGLEGMITERLVQAEAKKRNLTEEQLIKAEVEDKAPVPSDAEVKKLFEQAQSGGQLPPGTTLEQVKPQIINFLQQGKKRELAQAFFEKLRKDNNVQVTLPKPPVERKEVAATGPARGPENAPITMVEFSDFQCPFCGRAVGTVEQVMQAYPDKIRLVFRQFPLEMHKDAPKAAEAALCANEQGKFWQYHDTLFKNQQALSVDDLKKHAGSVGLDGKKFAECLDSGKMKATVDADQKAGSAVGVTGTPAFFINGVMLSGAQPFDEFKKVIDEELQAKK, encoded by the coding sequence ATGTCCTTCTCGCCTCGCCGCTTCGCCCCCACCGCCCTGGCCGCCCTCCTGGCCCTGTCCTTTACCGCCGGCTGCAACAAGGAGAAGACCCCGGCCGCCACGCCCAGCACCTCGGCCGCGCCGGCCACCCAGGGGGAGCCCTCGGCGGACACGGTGGTCGCCACCTACGGCAACGAGAAGATCACCTTCGGCCAGCTCAACGAGCGGCTGAAGGAGCCGCTCGCGAACATGGAGTCCGAGTACCGCAAGCAGAAGCAGCAGATGCGCGAGCAGGGCCTCGAGGGGATGATCACCGAGCGGCTGGTGCAGGCGGAGGCCAAGAAGCGCAACCTCACCGAGGAGCAGCTGATCAAGGCCGAGGTCGAGGACAAGGCGCCGGTGCCCTCGGACGCCGAGGTGAAGAAGCTCTTCGAGCAGGCGCAGAGCGGCGGCCAGCTGCCCCCGGGCACCACGCTCGAGCAGGTGAAGCCGCAGATCATCAACTTTCTGCAGCAGGGCAAGAAGCGCGAGCTCGCGCAGGCCTTCTTCGAGAAGCTGCGCAAGGACAACAACGTCCAGGTGACGCTGCCCAAGCCCCCGGTGGAGCGCAAGGAGGTGGCGGCCACGGGCCCCGCGCGCGGCCCCGAGAACGCGCCCATCACGATGGTGGAGTTCAGCGACTTCCAGTGCCCCTTCTGCGGCCGCGCGGTGGGCACCGTGGAGCAGGTGATGCAGGCCTACCCGGACAAGATCCGGCTCGTGTTCCGCCAGTTCCCGCTCGAGATGCACAAGGACGCGCCCAAGGCGGCCGAGGCGGCGCTGTGCGCGAACGAGCAGGGCAAGTTCTGGCAGTACCACGACACGCTCTTCAAGAATCAGCAGGCGCTCTCCGTGGATGACCTGAAGAAGCACGCCGGCAGCGTGGGGCTGGACGGCAAGAAGTTCGCCGAGTGCCTCGACTCCGGGAAGATGAAGGCCACGGTGGACGCGGACCAGAAGGCCGGCTCCGCGGTGGGCGTGACCGGCACCCCTGCCTTCTTCATCAACGGCGTGATGCTCTCCGGCGCGCAGCCCTTCGACGAGTTCAAGAAGGTCATCGACGAAGAGCTGCAGGCGAAGAAGTAG
- a CDS encoding DEAD/DEAH box helicase, whose protein sequence is MSATFESLGLSPESLATLRRARFEAPTPIQSQAIPPALAGRDVVGCAATGTGKTAAFLLPLMERFRGQEGTRGLVLAPTRELVMQIAEQARFFGEAHGLRHAVVIGGEDMNAQVEALKQQPTFILATPGRLVDLLSTKSVNLSRVEGLVLDEADRMLDMGFQQQLEEILKVLPKQHQTLLFSATLGHDVTEFAQRQLRKPVRVEVTPSGTPAARAAQKLYVVKQDEKYAMLLTLLKRDEASVLVFAATKQRADKVLKALKREGYKAAAIHSDRTQNQRKQALEGFSRGQYRCLVATDIAARGLDVEEIGHVINFDLPHSPEDYVHRIGRTARAGASGLASTFATEDDAERLKEIERIIRARIPRAEVPRRDATFVAELERFYAAQKDPGPPQPDHGVSGKRPGEPLGRHARSHGKPQAQAPAKPERRVRTSDEDEGRAPRRAPLPPGRMDARQQRDARGASPRRLEAAEGRSEGRRQGVRGEGRGALGKARGGGKPGKSFAAGGGSKGFGARGAGGGPRRSGPASGGPRKGPGGGGRGGGRAPGGRR, encoded by the coding sequence GTGAGCGCTACCTTCGAGTCCCTCGGGCTGTCCCCGGAGTCCCTCGCCACGCTGCGGCGAGCCCGCTTCGAGGCCCCCACCCCCATCCAGTCCCAGGCCATCCCGCCGGCCCTCGCCGGCCGCGACGTGGTGGGCTGCGCAGCCACGGGCACCGGCAAGACGGCCGCCTTCCTGCTGCCGCTGATGGAGCGCTTTCGCGGGCAGGAGGGCACGCGGGGCCTGGTGCTCGCCCCCACGCGCGAGCTGGTGATGCAGATCGCCGAGCAGGCGCGCTTCTTCGGCGAGGCACACGGCCTCCGCCACGCGGTGGTCATCGGCGGCGAGGACATGAACGCGCAGGTGGAGGCGCTCAAGCAGCAGCCCACCTTCATCCTCGCCACGCCCGGGCGGCTCGTGGACCTGCTCTCCACGAAGTCGGTGAACCTCTCGCGCGTCGAGGGCCTGGTGCTCGACGAGGCCGACCGCATGCTGGACATGGGCTTCCAGCAGCAGCTCGAGGAGATCCTGAAGGTGCTGCCCAAGCAGCACCAGACGCTGCTCTTCTCCGCCACGCTGGGCCACGACGTGACCGAGTTCGCCCAGCGCCAGCTGCGCAAGCCGGTGCGCGTGGAGGTGACGCCCAGCGGCACGCCTGCGGCGCGCGCCGCGCAGAAGCTCTACGTCGTGAAGCAGGACGAGAAGTACGCGATGCTGCTCACCCTGCTCAAGCGCGACGAGGCCAGCGTGCTGGTGTTCGCCGCGACGAAGCAGCGCGCGGACAAGGTGCTCAAGGCGCTCAAGCGCGAGGGCTACAAGGCCGCGGCCATCCACTCCGACCGCACCCAGAACCAGCGCAAGCAGGCGCTGGAGGGCTTCTCGCGCGGCCAGTACCGCTGCCTCGTGGCCACCGACATCGCGGCGCGCGGCCTGGACGTGGAGGAGATCGGCCACGTCATCAACTTCGACCTCCCCCACTCGCCCGAGGACTACGTGCACCGCATCGGGCGCACCGCGCGCGCTGGCGCGAGCGGGCTCGCCTCCACCTTCGCCACCGAGGACGACGCCGAGCGGCTCAAGGAGATCGAGCGCATCATCCGCGCCCGCATCCCGCGCGCCGAGGTGCCGCGCCGCGATGCCACCTTCGTCGCCGAGCTCGAGCGCTTCTACGCCGCGCAGAAGGACCCCGGCCCTCCGCAGCCGGACCACGGCGTGTCCGGCAAGCGCCCGGGAGAGCCGCTCGGGCGCCACGCGCGCAGCCACGGCAAGCCGCAGGCGCAGGCCCCCGCGAAGCCCGAGCGCCGCGTGCGCACGAGCGACGAGGACGAGGGCCGAGCCCCGCGGCGCGCGCCCCTGCCGCCCGGCCGCATGGATGCGCGCCAGCAGCGCGATGCGCGGGGGGCCTCGCCCCGCAGGCTCGAAGCCGCGGAGGGCCGCAGCGAGGGGCGCCGCCAGGGCGTGCGCGGCGAGGGCCGCGGAGCGCTGGGCAAGGCGCGCGGTGGGGGCAAGCCGGGCAAGTCCTTCGCCGCAGGCGGCGGCAGCAAGGGCTTCGGCGCACGCGGCGCAGGCGGTGGTCCGCGGCGCTCGGGGCCTGCTTCCGGCGGGCCGCGCAAGGGCCCGGGCGGTGGTGGACGCGGCGGTGGCCGGGCGCCGGGCGGGCGCCGCTAG